In one window of Porites lutea chromosome 8, jaPorLute2.1, whole genome shotgun sequence DNA:
- the LOC140946080 gene encoding adhesion G-protein coupled receptor D1-like isoform X1, whose translation MAVNFVILLAVLREIKNLQEPNPTRLKAFKKSLKACVILSPLLGVTWIFGLLAVTDAGLVFQYIFTILNSAQGMVIFLLHVLRNSEVRASFHHKILKLRFHRHPVRVHQSSSQNTSRREDDPEAVTKNRLDTQSGEHFTLHPRNSVS comes from the exons ATGGCT GTCAACTTTGTGATACTCCTGGCAGTTTTACGCGAGataaaaaacttgcaagagccCAATCCAACTAGATTGAAGGCTTTTAA GAAAAGCCTTAAGGCTTGTGTCATTCTTTCGCCTCTGCTTGGAGTAACCTGGATATTTGGTTTGTTGGCAGTCACTGACGCTGGATTGGTTTTCCAATATATCTTTACTATTCTCAACTCTGCTCAG GGTATGGTTATATTTCTCTTGCATGTCCTGAGGAACAGCGAAGTTCGAGCCTCGTTTCACCACAAGATATTGAAATTGAGGTTCCATAGACATCCAGTCCGAGTCCACCAAAGCTCTTCCCAAAATACCAGCAGACGAGAAGATGATCCTGAGGCTGTTACCAAAAACAGACTCGATACCCAGTCAGGAGAACATTTCACTCTTCACCCTAGAAATTCTGTCTCCTGA
- the LOC140946080 gene encoding adhesion G-protein coupled receptor D1-like isoform X2 yields the protein MAVNFVILLAVLREIKNLQEPNPTRLKAFKKSLKACVILSPLLGVTWIFGLLAVTDAGLVFQYIFTILNSAQEQRSSSLVSPQDIEIEVP from the exons ATGGCT GTCAACTTTGTGATACTCCTGGCAGTTTTACGCGAGataaaaaacttgcaagagccCAATCCAACTAGATTGAAGGCTTTTAA GAAAAGCCTTAAGGCTTGTGTCATTCTTTCGCCTCTGCTTGGAGTAACCTGGATATTTGGTTTGTTGGCAGTCACTGACGCTGGATTGGTTTTCCAATATATCTTTACTATTCTCAACTCTGCTCAG GAACAGCGAAGTTCGAGCCTCGTTTCACCACAAGATATTGAAATTGAGGTTCCATAG